From the Clostridiales bacterium FE2011 genome, one window contains:
- a CDS encoding sugar transferase, with product MYKRRVRGWSQHIDFMFLDILCAFVSLLAAFLIVEKEGVNSRFFWWMALEIILVNTVVMIVMDTYHSVLHHSPWDEMIRLLSQTGNVILVLLIIRLLDQSVEADLLKITLYGLPMYLVSCYIMRQVYKSFLKKKHHIHNRHSMLIALEASQIPTVIPRILRSNYGIYRFSGMAIMGANSSEEQVRHALNQVREEYPEVDTIPVVATADTLEQYLTNNWVDEVYLDVPPGTDMPVDLINSLMRIGITIHTALTSLDDIESRHKNVEWICGHLTITTSLGYVTGRDLLLKRIMDIAGGLIGALITLLLIPTVGLAIWLSDPGPIFFSQIRIGENGKKFRMYKFRSMYMDAEARKKQVAKENGQEGHLMFKMENDPRIIGSKQGPDGKWKKGVGGWIRALSLDEFPQFFNVLKGEMSLVGTRPPTVDEWQRYEPYHRSRMSTRPGITGLWQVSGRSNIRDFNTVVRMDREYIENWSLKKDIYILFKTIWVVFRRIGTM from the coding sequence ATGTACAAACGAAGGGTGCGCGGCTGGTCCCAGCATATAGACTTTATGTTTCTGGACATCCTCTGCGCTTTTGTCAGCCTTCTGGCTGCATTCCTGATCGTTGAAAAGGAAGGTGTAAACTCCCGCTTTTTCTGGTGGATGGCCCTGGAAATCATCCTGGTGAATACGGTTGTGATGATTGTCATGGACACCTATCACAGTGTGCTGCATCATTCACCGTGGGATGAGATGATCCGGCTCCTCAGCCAGACAGGAAATGTGATACTTGTCCTGCTGATTATCCGGCTGCTGGACCAGTCTGTTGAAGCAGACCTGCTGAAGATCACGCTATATGGCTTGCCGATGTATCTGGTGTCCTGTTATATCATGCGTCAGGTATACAAGAGTTTTCTGAAGAAAAAACACCATATCCATAACCGGCATTCCATGCTGATTGCGTTGGAAGCCTCCCAAATTCCGACAGTCATCCCGAGAATTCTCCGTTCGAATTATGGAATCTACCGATTCTCCGGTATGGCGATTATGGGAGCCAATTCTTCCGAAGAACAGGTGAGGCATGCGCTGAACCAGGTGCGGGAGGAGTATCCGGAAGTGGACACGATTCCGGTTGTGGCTACAGCTGATACGCTGGAGCAATACCTGACCAATAACTGGGTGGATGAAGTGTATCTGGACGTTCCGCCCGGAACAGATATGCCTGTGGACCTTATCAACAGCCTCATGCGCATAGGTATTACCATTCATACCGCCCTTACGTCCCTGGATGACATCGAATCCCGGCATAAGAACGTGGAATGGATCTGCGGTCACCTGACCATTACGACTTCTCTGGGTTATGTCACAGGGCGTGATCTGCTGCTGAAGCGAATCATGGATATCGCAGGCGGACTGATCGGTGCCCTGATTACACTGCTTCTTATTCCGACTGTAGGACTGGCAATCTGGCTCTCTGATCCGGGACCGATCTTTTTCTCCCAGATCCGGATCGGTGAAAACGGGAAGAAGTTCAGGATGTATAAGTTCCGCAGCATGTATATGGATGCGGAAGCACGGAAAAAGCAGGTGGCAAAGGAAAACGGCCAGGAAGGCCACCTTATGTTCAAGATGGAAAATGATCCGCGCATTATCGGAAGCAAACAAGGCCCTGACGGAAAATGGAAGAAGGGGGTGGGCGGATGGATCCGCGCCCTGTCCCTGGATGAGTTTCCTCAGTTTTTCAATGTCCTGAAAGGTGAAATGTCCCTGGTTGGAACCCGTCCGCCTACGGTGGACGAATGGCAGCGGTACGAGCCCTATCACCGGTCCAGGATGTCCACACGGCCTGGAATTACGGGACTCTGGCAGGTCAGCGGCCGCAGCAATATCCGCGATTTTAACACAGTGGTTCGTATGGACCGGGAATACATCGAAAACTGGTCTCTCAAAAAGGATATTTATATCTTATTCAAAACCATATGGGTTGTGTTCAGACGGATCGGAACGATGTAA
- a CDS encoding glycosyltransferase family 4 protein: MISVQKEAKRIAIIGHKFIPSRDGGVEVVVSNLAPHLAEAGYKVTCYNRTSKEARKLRRQGNLAREYRGVRLIWTPTVDRRGLAAVSSSVLATIMAAFSRFDLVHFHAEGPCVFCWLPRLMGKKVVVTVHGLDHKRQKWGKFASAYILRGEKAAVRHAHSIIVLNTSMQEYFLREYGRDTVLIPNGVEPAEIRPAREIIEQFGLVSRGYILFVGRLDPGKGIHYLIDAYRKLHTDKKLVIAGGSSDTDDYVKQLHEMAGDTPSIIFTGFLQGPVLEELYSNAHLYVLPSDHEGMPLSLLEAMNYGCCCVTSDIRECTAVMNGCGLTFPRGNAEALRETLQNLCDHPDQAEAYRSEAREVISSKYTWQEITEQTDRLYRRLLDG; encoded by the coding sequence ATGATCAGCGTGCAGAAAGAAGCGAAACGGATCGCAATAATCGGACACAAATTCATCCCCTCCAGGGACGGAGGAGTGGAGGTTGTTGTAAGCAACCTTGCGCCGCATCTCGCGGAGGCCGGCTATAAGGTGACCTGCTATAACAGGACAAGCAAAGAGGCCAGGAAGCTTCGGAGACAAGGGAACCTGGCACGGGAATACCGGGGAGTCCGGCTGATCTGGACGCCGACGGTGGACCGCCGCGGGCTGGCGGCTGTATCCTCCTCAGTCCTTGCGACGATCATGGCGGCATTCAGCCGGTTTGATTTGGTGCACTTCCATGCGGAGGGACCGTGTGTTTTCTGCTGGCTGCCGAGACTCATGGGCAAAAAGGTCGTGGTGACTGTCCACGGGCTTGACCATAAGCGTCAGAAATGGGGGAAGTTCGCTTCCGCATATATTCTGCGGGGAGAAAAAGCGGCGGTTCGTCATGCCCACAGCATTATCGTGCTGAACACCAGCATGCAGGAGTATTTCCTCAGGGAATACGGACGGGATACGGTGCTGATTCCCAACGGTGTCGAACCGGCAGAGATTCGGCCGGCTCGTGAGATTATCGAGCAGTTCGGACTGGTTTCCCGGGGATACATCCTTTTTGTGGGCCGCCTTGATCCGGGAAAAGGAATTCACTACCTCATTGATGCATACCGGAAGCTCCATACGGATAAGAAGCTGGTGATCGCCGGCGGATCATCGGATACAGATGACTATGTGAAGCAGCTGCATGAAATGGCCGGAGATACCCCGTCCATCATCTTTACCGGTTTCCTGCAGGGGCCTGTCCTGGAAGAGCTGTACAGCAATGCGCATCTGTATGTGCTGCCCAGCGACCACGAGGGTATGCCGCTCAGCCTGCTGGAGGCTATGAATTACGGCTGCTGCTGCGTGACATCCGATATCAGGGAGTGTACAGCTGTTATGAACGGCTGCGGCCTCACTTTTCCCCGCGGGAACGCGGAAGCCCTGCGGGAGACGCTGCAGAACCTGTGCGACCATCCCGATCAGGCGGAAGCATATCGCAGTGAAGCCCGGGAAGTGATTTCGTCCAAGTATACCTGGCAGGAGATTACGGAGCAGACGGACAGGCTGTACAGGAGACTCCTGGACGGCTGA
- a CDS encoding glycosyltransferase family 2 protein, whose amino-acid sequence MISVIVPVYNVEKYLRKCVDSILNQTYTDFELLLVDDGSTDGCPQICDDYAACDSRVRVIHKPNGGLISARNKGILAARGDYVCILDGDDWALENMLQFIHDTVSGSPELPDMVLFAAHNVYADHMEDTLNNVPEGYYNRERLEKEIFPYLLMDTRTGLHPGRIQAHTWDKAFRRELLVGHYTRDERIRVFTDVPMTYECLLHCQYVYICNEPLYMYNKTNEDSIRARSRENLLTKSFGYLVAYMREHMSGLTPTIGRQLNEYAAMLIIRTGKWRVRTESSLREAARHMKQGLHESGMLSFVSAGDLPRKAGAVILLLKMHLVMPAVLLCAARVRQEKKLDV is encoded by the coding sequence ATGATCAGTGTTATTGTGCCGGTATATAATGTGGAAAAATACCTGAGAAAATGCGTGGATAGTATTCTGAATCAAACCTATACCGATTTTGAATTGCTGCTGGTGGATGATGGCTCAACGGATGGGTGCCCACAGATTTGCGATGATTACGCAGCCTGTGATTCCCGCGTGCGGGTGATCCATAAGCCCAACGGCGGGTTGATTTCCGCCCGGAATAAGGGCATCCTTGCTGCCCGGGGGGACTATGTCTGTATCCTGGACGGGGATGACTGGGCTCTCGAAAACATGCTGCAATTCATTCACGATACCGTATCCGGTTCACCGGAACTGCCCGACATGGTGCTTTTCGCTGCCCACAATGTATATGCGGATCATATGGAAGATACGCTGAACAATGTACCGGAAGGATACTACAACCGGGAACGACTGGAGAAGGAAATTTTCCCGTATCTGCTTATGGATACGCGGACCGGGCTTCATCCGGGCAGGATTCAGGCACATACCTGGGATAAGGCTTTCAGGCGTGAACTGCTGGTCGGGCATTATACACGTGACGAGAGGATCCGCGTTTTTACCGACGTGCCCATGACCTATGAATGCCTTCTGCACTGCCAGTACGTGTACATATGCAACGAACCTTTGTATATGTACAATAAAACCAATGAGGACTCGATCCGTGCCAGAAGCCGGGAGAACCTCCTCACAAAAAGTTTCGGTTACCTGGTCGCCTATATGAGGGAGCATATGAGCGGCCTGACGCCAACCATCGGCCGCCAGCTCAACGAATACGCGGCGATGCTGATCATCCGTACGGGGAAATGGCGCGTCCGGACAGAATCTTCCCTGCGGGAAGCCGCGCGGCATATGAAGCAGGGGCTCCATGAATCGGGAATGTTGTCATTTGTGTCTGCCGGAGATCTGCCGCGAAAGGCGGGAGCCGTCATCTTGCTGCTGAAAATGCATCTGGTGATGCCGGCTGTGCTGCTGTGCGCCGCCCGGGTCAGGCAGGAAAAAAAACTGGACGTATAA
- a CDS encoding flavodoxin family protein, whose translation MKVLVLNGSPKKKSDTFRMAAAFLRGLNKNQEHEVQIVNVIDKKIAPCRGCFGCWQKLDGHCVIEDDQNALLDEYRSADIIIWNFPLYCYGMPSHLKAFLDRTIPLVKMDMRQEENGRVRHEALVDFSRIHTVVLCGCGFPDWEGNFDGLKMQCRQCFGNLEMVCVPETPMLNVPEAAPLADPLLASFEKAGEEYAASLKLSAETIARLETPMIPKEMYINIVNGNA comes from the coding sequence ATGAAAGTACTTGTACTGAACGGGAGCCCCAAGAAGAAAAGCGATACCTTCCGGATGGCGGCAGCCTTCCTGCGGGGACTGAATAAAAACCAGGAACACGAGGTTCAGATCGTCAACGTGATTGACAAAAAGATCGCCCCCTGCAGGGGATGCTTCGGCTGCTGGCAGAAGCTGGACGGTCACTGCGTGATTGAGGACGACCAGAATGCCCTCCTGGACGAATACCGGAGTGCCGACATCATCATCTGGAACTTTCCGCTGTATTGCTACGGCATGCCGTCCCACCTGAAGGCGTTCCTGGACCGGACAATCCCGCTGGTCAAAATGGATATGCGCCAGGAGGAGAACGGAAGGGTACGGCATGAAGCCCTGGTCGATTTTTCCAGGATACATACGGTGGTTCTCTGCGGATGCGGATTCCCGGACTGGGAAGGGAATTTTGACGGACTGAAGATGCAGTGCAGGCAGTGCTTCGGCAACCTGGAAATGGTTTGTGTTCCGGAAACTCCCATGCTGAACGTCCCGGAAGCCGCGCCGCTGGCGGATCCGCTGCTGGCCAGCTTTGAAAAGGCAGGGGAGGAATATGCCGCCAGCCTGAAGCTTTCAGCGGAGACAATCGCCAGGCTGGAAACCCCGATGATCCCGAAGGAGATGTATATCAATATTGTGAACGGAAACGCATAA
- a CDS encoding glycosyltransferase family 1 protein: MLRVLHSVSNMGRAGIETMLMNYYREIDRSRIQFDFLANKPVPGEYDEEIRSLGGRVFVSPGLNPLHFPRYRRYMAELLRDNPDIRIVHAHNEAMGYYALQSARDAGIRIRIAHAHNTRIIRDYKYPLKLVCKQLLPGAATDYWSCGRDAGIYYYGKKRWNTSGFILHNAIDVERFGFRPEVRERKRRQQGLDKCFVIGHVGRFNVQKNHSRLLDIFAAAARDIPEARLVLIGTGELEQAMKEKARGLGILDRTIMPGQMADVSAWYQAMDCFVLPSLFEGLPVVGIEAQAAGLPCVFSDRVTDEILLSPEARRISLDTDDAEWARQIAAIRQTETNRLQGKETVRQAGYDIHTEARKLQEIYLEMEARAYSTAQPEA, translated from the coding sequence ATGCTTCGTGTACTGCATTCCGTCAGCAATATGGGACGTGCGGGAATCGAAACCATGCTGATGAACTATTACCGGGAGATAGACCGGAGCCGGATCCAGTTTGATTTCCTGGCCAACAAACCGGTACCGGGCGAATATGACGAAGAGATCCGCAGCCTGGGCGGGCGTGTGTTTGTCAGTCCCGGGCTGAATCCGCTGCATTTTCCCCGGTACAGACGGTACATGGCGGAGCTTCTGCGCGACAATCCCGATATCCGAATCGTTCACGCGCATAATGAGGCGATGGGGTATTATGCTCTCCAAAGCGCCAGAGACGCCGGGATCCGGATCCGGATTGCGCATGCGCACAATACGCGGATTATCCGCGATTACAAATATCCGCTGAAGCTGGTCTGCAAGCAGCTGCTTCCCGGCGCGGCGACGGATTACTGGAGCTGCGGCAGGGATGCGGGAATCTACTATTACGGAAAAAAACGCTGGAACACATCCGGCTTCATTCTGCATAACGCAATCGACGTGGAACGGTTCGGGTTCCGGCCGGAAGTCCGGGAACGCAAGAGGCGGCAGCAAGGACTGGACAAATGCTTTGTGATCGGCCATGTGGGCAGATTCAACGTCCAGAAGAACCATAGCCGGCTGCTGGATATTTTTGCCGCTGCCGCCAGGGACATTCCTGAAGCCCGCCTCGTCCTGATCGGCACCGGCGAGCTGGAACAGGCCATGAAGGAGAAGGCGCGCGGCCTCGGAATCCTGGACAGGACGATTATGCCCGGGCAGATGGCGGATGTCAGCGCATGGTATCAGGCAATGGACTGCTTTGTACTCCCTTCACTGTTTGAAGGACTTCCGGTGGTCGGCATCGAGGCGCAGGCAGCCGGACTGCCGTGTGTGTTCTCTGACCGGGTTACAGACGAGATCCTGCTCTCTCCGGAAGCGCGAAGGATTTCCCTCGACACGGACGACGCGGAATGGGCCAGGCAGATTGCAGCGATAAGACAAACAGAAACGAACCGGCTGCAGGGAAAGGAAACTGTCCGCCAGGCAGGGTATGACATACATACGGAAGCGCGGAAACTTCAGGAGATCTACCTGGAAATGGAAGCCCGCGCGTATTCCACCGCACAGCCGGAAGCCTGA
- a CDS encoding polysaccharide biosynthesis protein produces MKLERTRNATRNIVFDGTLEMANLLFPFVIRSVMLHCLGTEYLGLNGLFKSLLTFLNLAELGVGSAMVFSMYKPIAEDDTRTICALLRLYRTLYRIIGLVIAMLGLLLIPVLPGLIKGDVPAGMNLYVLYLMNLGNTVVTYWLFAYKSSLLQAHQRRDVISKVSLAVRITEYTLKILILVFIRDYYLYLSVQLLSQITVNVLTAVYASRMYPRYVPEGNLPKEKRMDILRRVRDLFTSKLSATVFDSADTLVISAFMGLTVLALYQNYYFVITALRIMLVVLLNACMAGVGNKMVMESREANYRDLEKISLLFSWVLGVSSSMLLCVFQPFMNLWMGEENMLPMGLVLCFVVYYYSMGANKLVNMFKDAAGIWRQDRWRPLTAALVNLGLNLATVRWLGLYGVLLSSVISIVAIQIPWLFHNLFREVFPREQLGRYIRLFCGLTAAALASCTASWFACRLFTLDTWPALILNAAVSFLVPNLIYFAIYGRNHVFRESLSQLKRNILPGNRKTQDADTPVGEGRTEE; encoded by the coding sequence ATGAAGCTTGAACGCACCAGAAACGCGACAAGGAACATTGTGTTTGACGGGACACTGGAAATGGCCAACCTGCTGTTTCCGTTTGTCATTCGCTCTGTCATGCTGCATTGCCTGGGAACAGAATACCTGGGCCTGAACGGCCTGTTCAAGTCGCTCCTGACCTTCCTGAACCTGGCAGAGCTCGGCGTGGGCAGCGCAATGGTATTCAGCATGTACAAACCCATTGCCGAAGATGATACCCGGACCATCTGCGCCCTGCTGCGCCTGTATCGTACCCTCTACCGGATCATCGGACTGGTAATCGCCATGCTGGGGCTGCTCCTGATCCCTGTTCTGCCGGGACTCATCAAGGGGGATGTCCCCGCCGGCATGAACCTGTACGTCCTGTACCTGATGAACCTGGGGAACACGGTGGTGACGTACTGGCTGTTCGCTTACAAAAGCAGCCTGCTCCAGGCGCACCAGCGGCGGGATGTAATCAGCAAGGTCAGCCTGGCGGTGCGGATCACGGAATATACCCTGAAGATCCTGATCCTGGTTTTTATACGGGATTATTATCTCTACCTGTCCGTCCAGCTGCTGAGCCAGATTACCGTGAACGTGCTGACGGCGGTGTACGCGTCCAGAATGTATCCCCGATACGTGCCCGAAGGAAACCTGCCGAAAGAAAAGCGAATGGATATTCTGCGCAGGGTACGGGATCTTTTTACTTCTAAGCTTTCCGCCACGGTTTTTGATTCCGCGGACACCCTGGTGATCTCCGCTTTTATGGGCCTGACCGTCCTGGCACTTTATCAGAATTACTATTTTGTGATTACCGCACTGCGGATCATGCTGGTGGTGCTTCTCAACGCCTGTATGGCCGGAGTGGGCAACAAGATGGTCATGGAGAGCCGGGAAGCGAATTACCGGGACCTGGAAAAGATCAGCCTCCTGTTCAGTTGGGTGCTGGGGGTGAGCAGCTCCATGCTGCTGTGTGTATTCCAGCCGTTTATGAATCTCTGGATGGGCGAAGAGAATATGCTCCCCATGGGGCTGGTGCTTTGCTTCGTCGTTTATTACTACTCCATGGGTGCCAATAAGCTGGTCAATATGTTCAAGGATGCAGCGGGCATATGGCGGCAGGACCGCTGGAGGCCCCTGACGGCGGCGCTGGTCAATCTGGGCCTGAACCTGGCCACGGTCCGGTGGCTGGGGCTGTACGGGGTGCTGCTTTCCTCGGTTATCTCCATCGTTGCTATCCAGATTCCCTGGCTGTTCCACAACCTGTTCAGGGAAGTGTTCCCCCGGGAACAGCTGGGCCGGTATATCCGGCTTTTCTGCGGACTGACGGCGGCTGCCCTGGCATCCTGCACAGCATCATGGTTTGCCTGCCGCCTGTTTACGCTGGATACATGGCCGGCCCTGATCCTGAATGCCGCAGTGAGTTTCCTGGTACCGAATCTGATCTACTTTGCCATTTACGGACGAAACCACGTGTTCCGGGAAAGCCTTTCACAGCTGAAAAGGAACATCCTGCCGGGAAACCGGAAGACACAGGATGCGGACACCCCAGTCGGGGAAGGGAGAACCGAAGAATGA
- a CDS encoding SGNH/GDSL hydrolase family protein, whose protein sequence is MTNKELQSIYFGAYTFDETEDGWLQAFQYSKEQVAYFESCIKIGLDFWYDRCLATTAKTLEMTTDARTISFEYKCIWEGSPDSFELMVDRLITEIRYVKDLPKEGKLEWKLPEGKKDIVIYLPADATVLIRNCEIDGSFTPARKNEKVLWLGDSITQGYGPLRSAMTYVSVANRILNYDIINQGIGGYVYDKKSLMKMEGYTPDKIIVALGTNQFGCETMKDVEEYYETLIGIYGERIPILCISPLWRGDLPEQIPVLIRFCENVKAIAGRYSNVKVVDGFRLVPHLPEYFLDNLHPNALGAEVYGRNLVEAIRNLKF, encoded by the coding sequence ATGACAAACAAGGAATTGCAAAGCATTTATTTCGGCGCCTATACTTTTGATGAGACAGAAGACGGCTGGCTGCAGGCGTTCCAGTATTCGAAGGAGCAGGTGGCATATTTTGAATCCTGCATCAAGATCGGACTGGATTTCTGGTATGACCGGTGCCTGGCCACTACCGCCAAGACGCTGGAGATGACCACGGACGCCCGGACGATTTCCTTTGAATACAAATGTATCTGGGAGGGATCCCCGGACTCCTTTGAACTGATGGTTGACAGACTGATTACCGAAATCCGTTACGTGAAGGACCTGCCGAAGGAAGGAAAGCTGGAATGGAAGCTTCCGGAAGGGAAAAAGGATATTGTGATTTATCTTCCTGCGGACGCGACCGTGCTGATCCGCAACTGCGAGATTGACGGATCCTTTACTCCGGCGCGCAAGAATGAAAAGGTGCTGTGGCTCGGGGATTCGATTACCCAGGGCTACGGACCGCTTCGCTCCGCGATGACGTACGTCAGCGTGGCCAACAGGATCCTGAACTACGACATCATCAACCAGGGAATCGGCGGATACGTCTATGACAAAAAGTCCCTGATGAAGATGGAAGGCTATACACCGGACAAGATTATTGTGGCCCTGGGAACAAACCAGTTCGGCTGTGAAACCATGAAAGACGTGGAAGAATACTATGAAACGCTGATCGGAATTTACGGAGAACGGATCCCGATTCTTTGCATTTCACCCCTATGGCGCGGGGATTTGCCGGAACAGATTCCCGTGCTGATCCGCTTCTGCGAAAACGTGAAAGCGATCGCCGGCCGTTATTCCAATGTGAAAGTGGTTGACGGGTTCAGACTGGTTCCGCACCTTCCGGAGTACTTCCTGGACAATCTCCATCCCAATGCGCTGGGAGCGGAAGTCTACGGCAGGAACCTGGTGGAAGCGATCAGAAACCTGAAGTTCTGA
- a CDS encoding glycoside hydrolase family 3 C-terminal domain-containing protein, giving the protein MDRNTPLYDTGLSNEARAKWLVSQMSVEEKFSWFSLRVRNDRLGIIASTCGGEGAHGVQARAGQGELYPPTPTTSFTQPIGMAATFDRELIRKAGDVTGKESRAFGNAVGKGGHGRLAPTVDLCRDPRWGRNEEGYGEDPYLTGKMASAYILGMQDEHNYDGTPLAPGARGDRVRTAAVLKHFYANNQEYRRAYDSFDISDKVKYDYELEPFRYCAQEGHAEGVMTSYNEINHLPAMLNHEVQDILKDQWGIQYAMTDGGDFLQTVNFHHYFESHAETLAEGVKAGVDAMLDNQTEVVKAAKEAYERDLISEEEMDKSITCTVVELIRQGAFDPEDPYAELDMADVGTDEAKRISLEMSKSSNVLLKNENHFLPFSKEDDIALIGFVGNNWYMDWYAGKPLYRVTLKAGLEKKMHRTIPYESGQTLFRFRAGNRYIGASRPARIPWGAPDPGPAELVLVDRAEDAVVFEQLNWGCGSNFLYAPEFRKYATVGPDGKITLSSDEPFTFKLMENFTIGKADAVRTPQSRNANCVELTEYWNDEACDVKLYCFGNRNVYLEDGKLKTDPLVRLAPESNTKEGGNILEAWAGSEKEATALTVEIVSDGIQRAKELARKAKKVIVALGCNPVMNAKEEIDRSTIEMIPLQQKLLETVYEVNPNVAVVLITNYPYAINWMQEHVPAILLNATGSQDLGNGLAAAIFGEANPAGRLPMTWYKSDADLPPMEDYDLINHPRTYRYFDKPVLYPFGYGLSYAAFGYSGLKVEKQNGGLRVSVNVTNTGAVTGDEVAQLYIRRVSPSKTVHPLRRLIGFERLHSLAPGESAEAVFVVNPCDLEIYMEDAGKKVIEPGQYQVYAGGSCLDEQVAAEIEL; this is encoded by the coding sequence ATGGACAGAAATACCCCTTTGTATGATACAGGCCTTTCGAACGAAGCCCGTGCGAAATGGCTCGTTTCCCAAATGTCGGTTGAGGAAAAGTTCAGCTGGTTCTCCCTGCGGGTCCGGAACGACCGTCTGGGGATCATCGCCTCCACCTGCGGCGGCGAGGGAGCCCACGGCGTTCAGGCCCGGGCCGGTCAGGGAGAGCTGTATCCGCCGACGCCCACGACTTCCTTTACCCAGCCCATCGGTATGGCCGCAACTTTTGACCGGGAGCTGATCCGCAAAGCCGGTGACGTGACCGGAAAGGAATCCCGCGCCTTCGGAAATGCTGTCGGCAAGGGCGGTCACGGCCGCCTTGCGCCCACTGTCGATCTGTGCCGCGATCCCCGCTGGGGCCGGAACGAGGAAGGATACGGCGAAGATCCGTACCTGACCGGCAAGATGGCTTCCGCCTACATTCTCGGCATGCAGGATGAGCATAACTATGACGGCACGCCCCTTGCCCCCGGTGCCCGGGGAGACCGTGTCCGGACTGCCGCGGTCCTGAAGCACTTCTATGCCAACAACCAGGAATACCGGCGCGCGTATGACAGCTTTGACATCAGCGACAAGGTCAAATATGACTATGAGCTGGAGCCTTTCCGCTACTGCGCCCAGGAAGGCCACGCGGAAGGCGTTATGACCTCCTATAATGAGATCAATCATCTGCCCGCCATGCTCAACCATGAGGTTCAGGACATCCTGAAGGATCAGTGGGGGATTCAGTATGCCATGACAGACGGCGGCGATTTCCTGCAGACCGTGAACTTCCATCATTATTTTGAATCCCATGCGGAAACCCTGGCTGAGGGTGTGAAAGCCGGTGTGGACGCCATGCTGGACAATCAGACCGAGGTCGTTAAAGCGGCAAAGGAAGCCTATGAGCGCGACCTGATCAGCGAAGAAGAAATGGATAAATCCATTACCTGCACGGTTGTAGAGCTGATCCGCCAGGGTGCCTTCGATCCGGAGGACCCCTATGCCGAACTGGATATGGCTGATGTGGGGACGGATGAGGCGAAACGGATCTCCCTGGAAATGAGCAAGTCCTCCAACGTCCTGCTGAAAAACGAGAACCATTTCCTGCCTTTCTCAAAAGAGGACGATATTGCTCTGATCGGATTTGTGGGAAACAACTGGTATATGGACTGGTACGCCGGAAAGCCGCTGTACAGGGTGACGCTGAAGGCCGGCCTGGAAAAGAAGATGCACCGGACAATTCCCTATGAAAGCGGACAAACCCTGTTCCGTTTCAGGGCTGGGAACAGGTATATCGGTGCCAGCCGTCCGGCGCGGATTCCGTGGGGAGCCCCCGATCCCGGCCCGGCCGAACTGGTACTGGTGGACAGGGCGGAAGATGCCGTCGTCTTCGAACAGCTGAACTGGGGCTGCGGCAGCAATTTCCTCTACGCTCCCGAATTCAGGAAATACGCGACGGTGGGACCGGATGGAAAGATCACCCTGTCTTCCGATGAACCATTCACCTTTAAACTCATGGAAAACTTCACCATCGGCAAAGCGGACGCTGTCCGCACACCGCAGTCCCGGAATGCAAACTGCGTGGAGCTCACCGAATACTGGAATGACGAAGCTTGCGACGTGAAGCTCTACTGTTTTGGCAACCGCAACGTCTACCTGGAGGACGGAAAGCTGAAGACGGATCCTCTGGTCCGTCTCGCACCCGAAAGCAACACCAAGGAAGGCGGCAATATTCTGGAAGCCTGGGCCGGTTCCGAAAAGGAAGCGACAGCGCTCACCGTGGAGATTGTCTCCGACGGCATCCAGCGCGCAAAGGAACTGGCCAGGAAAGCAAAAAAGGTCATTGTTGCCCTGGGCTGCAACCCTGTCATGAACGCAAAGGAAGAGATCGACCGGAGCACCATTGAAATGATCCCCCTGCAGCAGAAACTGCTGGAGACGGTATACGAGGTAAACCCGAACGTCGCGGTTGTCCTGATCACAAACTATCCTTACGCCATCAACTGGATGCAGGAGCATGTGCCGGCCATTCTGCTGAACGCAACCGGTTCCCAGGATCTGGGCAACGGCCTGGCCGCTGCAATCTTTGGGGAAGCGAACCCGGCCGGACGTCTCCCGATGACCTGGTATAAAAGCGATGCAGACCTGCCGCCGATGGAAGACTATGACCTGATCAATCACCCCCGTACCTACCGGTACTTTGACAAACCGGTGCTGTATCCCTTCGGCTACGGCCTGAGCTATGCCGCCTTCGGCTACAGCGGTCTGAAAGTTGAGAAACAGAACGGCGGCCTGCGGGTCTCCGTGAATGTAACGAACACCGGCGCCGTAACCGGCGATGAGGTGGCCCAGTTGTATATCAGGCGCGTATCGCCCTCGAAAACGGTCCACCCGCTGCGCCGGCTTATCGGCTTTGAACGGCTTCACAGCCTCGCACCCGGAGAAAGCGCGGAAGCAGTCTTCGTTGTCAATCCCTGCGACCTGGAAATCTATATGGAGGATGCCGGGAAAAAGGTTATTGAGCCCGGTCAATATCAGGTATACGCCGGCGGCTCCTGCCTGGATGAACAGGTTGCTGCGGAGATCGAATTATAA